The proteins below are encoded in one region of Aequorivita iocasae:
- the arfB gene encoding alternative ribosome rescue aminoacyl-tRNA hydrolase ArfB — protein sequence MNAEVLISELSFKAIRSSGPGGQHVNKTASKVEVSFSLENSEALSEIEKERLRTKLSTKISSEGIIVLQCGETRSQHRNKAIVIERLVELLQKTLKVAKPRKKTKPSKGAIERRLKSKKENAFKKSNRKPPKIE from the coding sequence ATGAATGCCGAAGTTTTAATTTCTGAACTTTCCTTTAAAGCCATCCGCAGCAGCGGGCCGGGCGGGCAGCATGTGAACAAAACGGCTTCAAAAGTTGAGGTTTCATTTAGTTTAGAAAATTCCGAAGCACTTTCAGAAATTGAAAAGGAACGTCTTCGAACAAAACTTTCCACAAAAATTTCTTCCGAAGGAATAATAGTTCTTCAATGCGGCGAAACCCGAAGTCAGCACCGCAACAAGGCTATCGTTATTGAAAGGCTTGTTGAATTGCTTCAGAAAACCCTTAAAGTCGCAAAACCGCGAAAGAAAACAAAACCTTCAAAAGGAGCGATTGAAAGACGTTTAAAATCCAAAAAGGAAAATGCCTTTAAAAAATCCAACCGCAAACCACCAAAAATTG
- a CDS encoding DUF4301 family protein, translated as MFTEKNIQQIKNHGLSEAKVARQLEIFKKGIPFANVVEPASADNGIAVFSETEQNHFVALFEAEKDRLDLLKFVPASGAATRMFKFLHQFLENYDFENEDIDAFLQKEENRNLKIFFESIEKFPFSSLVKEKLEAKFPDFKNFEKGKRFYFFVKEMLKETGLNFSNTPKGLVPFHDYGENYVTAFDEQLYEAAFYASANGIANLHFTVSEEHEEKFKKRYEEIQETVENKTGVRFNISYSFQKKETDTVAATTENKAFLDENGDLVFRPSGHGALLENLNEVDADIVFIKNIDNVVSQNYVETIAFQKKVLAGKMLSLQQKIFGFVEKLHAANPSEEVLKNASEFISKELFIKNTPIYKEEILKILKRPIRVCGVVENTGAPGGGPFLIKDKNGNLSYQIVEMSQIDKNNTQQKVLVEKATHFNPVDLVCGLRNYKGKKYDLLKFSDPDTGFISHKSYYGKPIKALELPGLWNGAMANWNTVFVEVPLITFNPVKTVNDLLNKEHQPQ; from the coding sequence ATGTTTACAGAAAAAAACATACAACAAATAAAGAATCACGGGCTTTCCGAAGCTAAAGTAGCACGCCAACTTGAAATTTTCAAGAAAGGGATCCCGTTCGCAAATGTTGTTGAACCAGCTTCGGCGGATAATGGCATTGCAGTATTTTCAGAAACGGAACAAAACCATTTTGTAGCGCTTTTTGAAGCTGAAAAAGACAGACTTGATTTGCTGAAATTTGTGCCAGCTTCGGGCGCTGCTACGCGAATGTTTAAGTTTTTGCATCAGTTTTTGGAGAATTATGATTTTGAAAATGAAGACATCGATGCGTTTCTTCAAAAGGAAGAGAATAGAAATTTGAAAATCTTTTTTGAATCAATTGAAAAATTTCCTTTTTCTTCTTTGGTGAAAGAAAAATTGGAAGCGAAATTCCCCGATTTTAAAAATTTCGAAAAAGGAAAACGCTTTTATTTCTTTGTAAAGGAAATGCTAAAAGAAACCGGTCTCAATTTCAGCAACACGCCCAAAGGGCTCGTTCCGTTTCACGATTACGGCGAAAATTATGTTACCGCTTTTGACGAACAATTATACGAAGCAGCGTTTTATGCAAGCGCGAACGGCATTGCCAATTTGCATTTTACGGTTTCGGAAGAACACGAGGAAAAGTTCAAAAAAAGATATGAAGAAATTCAGGAAACCGTTGAGAACAAAACAGGCGTAAGATTCAATATTTCCTATTCCTTTCAGAAAAAGGAAACTGATACAGTTGCCGCAACTACTGAAAACAAAGCTTTTTTAGATGAAAATGGCGATTTGGTTTTTCGTCCGTCCGGGCACGGGGCACTTTTGGAAAATTTGAATGAAGTGGATGCCGACATCGTTTTTATAAAAAATATTGACAACGTGGTTTCGCAAAATTATGTGGAAACCATCGCTTTTCAGAAAAAAGTGCTCGCTGGAAAAATGCTTTCCCTTCAGCAAAAAATCTTTGGTTTTGTGGAAAAACTTCACGCTGCAAATCCTTCCGAAGAAGTTTTGAAAAACGCTTCCGAATTTATTTCCAAGGAACTTTTCATAAAAAACACTCCTATATATAAAGAGGAAATTTTAAAAATCCTGAAGCGGCCCATCCGCGTTTGCGGCGTAGTTGAAAATACCGGCGCGCCGGGCGGCGGCCCATTTCTTATAAAAGACAAAAACGGAAACCTTTCCTATCAAATAGTGGAAATGTCCCAAATTGATAAAAACAATACGCAACAAAAGGTTTTGGTTGAAAAGGCAACGCATTTTAATCCCGTGGATTTGGTTTGCGGACTGCGTAATTATAAAGGAAAAAAGTATGATTTGCTGAAATTTTCAGATCCCGATACAGGTTTTATATCACATAAATCATATTATGGAAAACCTATAAAAGCATTGGAACTTCCGGGACTTTGGAATGGCGCGATGGCAAACTGGAACACGGTTTTTGTAGAAGTGCCGCTGATCACTTTCAATCCTGTAAAAACGGTGAACGACCTTTTGAATAAAGAACACCAACCGCAATGA
- a CDS encoding AAA family ATPase, with product MIKVVLYGPESTGKTTLAKQLSEHYKTLWVPEYMREFLQKKWDSEKKLVKKEDLIPIAKGQLQLENEVSQKVENLLICDTNLLELKVYSEYYYDGFCPSEIKTEATKNNYSIYLLTYVDTPWEPDILRDRPNNRKEMFRIFEAELKKQGFPYKILKGNEEERFKKANEIIDALLNR from the coding sequence TTGATTAAAGTAGTTTTATACGGTCCCGAATCTACTGGCAAAACCACCTTGGCAAAACAGTTGTCGGAACACTACAAAACGCTTTGGGTTCCCGAATATATGCGCGAATTCCTTCAAAAAAAGTGGGATTCCGAAAAGAAATTAGTTAAAAAAGAAGATTTAATTCCAATCGCAAAAGGGCAATTGCAACTTGAAAATGAAGTTTCTCAAAAAGTTGAAAATCTGCTGATTTGCGATACGAATCTGCTCGAACTAAAAGTCTATTCCGAATATTATTACGACGGATTTTGTCCTTCGGAAATAAAAACCGAAGCAACCAAAAACAATTACAGCATCTACCTTTTGACATATGTTGACACGCCTTGGGAACCGGATATTTTGCGCGACCGACCGAACAACCGCAAGGAGATGTTTCGTATTTTCGAGGCCGAATTGAAAAAACAGGGTTTTCCGTATAAAATTTTAAAGGGAAACGAGGAAGAGCGGTTTAAAAAAGCAAACGAAATAATTGACGCATTATTAAATAGGTAA
- the pnuC gene encoding nicotinamide riboside transporter PnuC: protein MSPIFDWFFAQYAEVPTHLIVLELIGVFFGFLSVWFSKQDNILVYPTGIISTAIFVYILAVYGLLGDMMINAYYFAMSIYGWYIWTRKVDATHYTPITKATKTENKQSIYIFIATLIFVFGVYEYFEKWNSWTAYVDTITTAIFFVGMWLMAKKKLENWIYWIIGDLISVPLYLYKGLVFTSFQYLLFTIIAIYGYRAWKKNLNIPETSLLN, encoded by the coding sequence ATGAGCCCCATTTTTGATTGGTTTTTTGCGCAATATGCCGAAGTTCCCACACATTTAATAGTGCTGGAACTCATCGGCGTTTTCTTTGGTTTTTTGAGCGTGTGGTTTAGCAAGCAGGATAATATTCTCGTATATCCCACGGGGATTATAAGCACAGCAATTTTTGTGTACATTCTTGCCGTTTACGGGCTTTTGGGCGATATGATGATAAACGCCTATTACTTTGCAATGAGCATTTACGGCTGGTATATTTGGACTCGAAAAGTGGATGCGACCCACTATACGCCCATCACAAAAGCCACAAAAACCGAAAACAAACAATCTATTTACATTTTTATAGCAACGCTTATTTTCGTTTTTGGTGTGTACGAATATTTTGAAAAATGGAACAGTTGGACAGCTTATGTTGACACAATTACGACTGCAATTTTCTTCGTGGGAATGTGGCTTATGGCGAAAAAGAAACTCGAAAACTGGATCTATTGGATTATTGGCGACTTAATTTCCGTGCCACTTTACCTTTATAAAGGGCTCGTGTTTACTTCGTTTCAATATCTTTTATTTACTATTATTGCCATTTACGGATACCGCGCTTGGAAGAAAAACTTGAACATACCCGAAACCAGTCTGCTGAATTGA
- a CDS encoding thiamine-binding protein: MKISVELTLTPLQDDYEPAIINFIKSLRNSGLTVLENPLSTQVYGDYDAVMNLLQKEMKVALEAVERGLLYIKIVKSDRSDYEPHF; the protein is encoded by the coding sequence ATGAAAATTTCAGTAGAATTAACCCTCACGCCTTTACAGGACGATTACGAACCCGCAATAATCAATTTTATAAAAAGCCTTCGAAATTCTGGGCTGACGGTTTTGGAAAATCCGCTAAGCACACAGGTTTACGGCGATTATGATGCGGTGATGAACCTTCTTCAAAAAGAAATGAAAGTTGCATTGGAAGCTGTGGAAAGAGGTTTGCTTTACATCAAAATAGTAAAATCAGACCGCAGCGACTATGAGCCCCATTTTTGA
- a CDS encoding geranylgeranylglyceryl/heptaprenylglyceryl phosphate synthase has protein sequence MKEIFYENLQKSVSEKEKQLAILIDPDKFEVSEANSFLKQIPKETTHLFVGGSTVANGETEETVKALKAETRLPIFLFPGDHSHITPLADALLFLTLLSGRNAEYLVGQQIKSISKLKNSSLEIISTGYILIDGGNDSAVSKVTNTEPLPQENIENIVHTALAGQFMGAKIIYLEAGSGAKFPVKPEIISEVKKAINIPLIVGGGIKTEAQKNTAYEAGANMVVMGTAFE, from the coding sequence ATGAAAGAAATTTTTTATGAAAATCTTCAGAAATCCGTTTCCGAAAAAGAAAAGCAACTCGCTATTTTAATTGACCCCGATAAGTTTGAAGTATCCGAAGCAAATTCTTTTTTGAAACAAATTCCTAAGGAAACCACTCACCTTTTTGTGGGCGGAAGTACCGTTGCAAATGGCGAAACTGAAGAAACGGTAAAAGCTTTGAAAGCTGAAACAAGGCTTCCAATTTTTTTGTTTCCTGGCGATCATTCGCACATTACTCCATTAGCAGATGCTTTGTTATTTTTGACTTTGCTTTCAGGAAGAAATGCAGAATATTTAGTTGGGCAGCAAATAAAATCTATTTCAAAATTGAAAAATAGTTCTTTGGAAATTATTTCCACAGGTTACATTTTGATTGACGGTGGAAATGATTCGGCGGTTTCAAAAGTGACAAATACGGAACCGCTTCCGCAGGAAAATATTGAAAACATTGTGCACACGGCGTTAGCGGGACAATTTATGGGGGCGAAGATTATTTATTTGGAAGCGGGCAGCGGCGCAAAATTTCCTGTAAAGCCCGAAATCATTTCCGAAGTAAAAAAAGCAATCAACATCCCTTTAATTGTTGGCGGTGGAATAAAAACCGAAGCACAAAAAAATACCGCTTACGAAGCTGGAGCAAATATGGTTGTGATGGGAACGGCGTTTGAGTAA
- a CDS encoding 4'-phosphopantetheinyl transferase family protein, protein MPLYKTITVNPNTKVFIWKIEESFEALSQGIQLTDNCATRVNNMKSDLHRRGFMSIRHLMALDGYTDHDLYYDEHGKPHLTGDKHISITHSFNFAAIIISDIEVGIDIEMQRHKILRIAHKFTPLKAYKIFANEDALMRKLTIVWCAKESLYKSFAEKGVSFLEHIYVEDFNLDENKTTATVTYEDKQQKYDVDFLEFEQFTCAYALISEK, encoded by the coding sequence ATGCCACTTTACAAAACTATAACAGTAAATCCCAATACTAAAGTCTTCATTTGGAAGATTGAAGAGTCTTTTGAAGCACTTTCCCAAGGTATTCAACTTACCGATAATTGTGCAACCCGGGTTAATAATATGAAGAGCGACCTGCACCGTCGCGGTTTTATGAGTATTCGGCATTTGATGGCTTTGGATGGATATACCGATCACGATTTGTATTACGATGAACACGGAAAACCGCATTTAACAGGCGATAAGCACATTTCCATTACCCATTCCTTCAATTTCGCTGCAATAATAATTAGTGATATAGAAGTGGGAATTGATATTGAAATGCAGCGACACAAAATCTTGCGGATCGCACATAAATTCACCCCGTTGAAAGCGTACAAGATTTTTGCAAATGAAGATGCTTTAATGCGAAAGTTAACTATAGTTTGGTGCGCCAAAGAATCTTTATATAAAAGTTTTGCCGAAAAAGGGGTAAGCTTTTTGGAACATATTTATGTGGAAGACTTTAATCTCGATGAAAACAAAACCACTGCTACCGTGACTTACGAGGACAAACAACAAAAATACGATGTGGATTTTTTGGAATTTGAACAATTCACTTGTGCCTATGCGCTTATTTCTGAAAAATAG